In Streptomyces canus, one DNA window encodes the following:
- a CDS encoding phosphatase, with translation MLSTGALRAHLLAARMAGPVATSREESLRSYRLFAARDPRVLIGIDPEWSWNERDLIGLMADKCGVSGDPRHTSGHDVIDPERTLVALDAFAERLEATAQRQGAVLLGTGHPHRLLGFYAAIADALSAAGCTVLTPAHGHCVDITTRFGLRTYNLDYVRGVALVREPDAKSSGCETGAHSHSPLPVRTVLAAAAESGGPLPELVVGDHGWVCGAGQLGFEAIGLADTDDPALFVGEAEGVVSVVVPLDDAVRSDYYLPLTRYVLNRACLSQ, from the coding sequence GTGTTGAGCACCGGTGCCCTCCGCGCCCATCTGCTGGCCGCTCGTATGGCCGGGCCCGTGGCCACCTCCCGCGAGGAGAGTCTGCGGAGTTACCGGTTGTTCGCGGCTCGGGATCCGAGGGTGCTGATCGGGATCGATCCCGAGTGGTCGTGGAACGAGCGGGATTTGATCGGTCTCATGGCCGACAAGTGCGGAGTTTCGGGCGATCCGCGGCACACAAGTGGCCATGATGTGATTGACCCTGAGCGAACCCTCGTCGCGCTCGACGCCTTCGCGGAGCGGCTCGAGGCAACCGCCCAGCGCCAGGGGGCCGTGCTCCTCGGCACCGGCCATCCGCACCGACTGCTCGGGTTCTACGCCGCCATCGCGGACGCCCTCTCGGCGGCGGGATGTACCGTCCTCACCCCTGCGCATGGCCACTGTGTCGACATAACGACCCGGTTCGGTCTACGCACGTACAACCTTGACTACGTACGAGGAGTCGCGCTCGTCCGGGAACCGGACGCGAAGAGCTCCGGTTGTGAGACCGGCGCACACTCGCACTCGCCGCTCCCGGTTCGTACCGTGCTGGCGGCCGCCGCGGAGAGCGGCGGGCCGCTTCCCGAGCTCGTGGTCGGGGACCACGGATGGGTCTGCGGAGCAGGTCAGCTGGGGTTTGAGGCCATTGGGCTCGCGGATACGGATGACCCCGCGCTCTTTGTGGGGGAGGCCGAGGGGGTCGTGTCCGTCGTCGTTCCACTTGATGACGCTGTGCGGTCTGATTACTACCTGCCGCTGACCCGCTACGTACTCAATCGAGCGTGTCTGTCACAGTAG
- a CDS encoding 30S ribosomal protein bS22 has protein sequence MGSVIKKRRKRMAKKKHRKLLKRTRVQRRNKK, from the coding sequence GTGGGCTCTGTTATCAAGAAGCGGCGCAAGCGGATGGCCAAGAAGAAGCACCGCAAGCTGCTCAAGCGCACGCGCGTTCAGCGTCGCAACAAGAAGTAG
- a CDS encoding lysophospholipid acyltransferase family protein, with translation MADAKVIPFDDDRSRAGAVQRPARRRGGGSRRKGSEPALVREVQPLPSRASGQDDVPVTREEEPPQQANDEGGLERRIAGGLSFLRRRLTGDYEVDDFGYDEELTDQVLMSLLRPVYEKYFRVEVKGVENIPAEGGALIVANHSGTLPLDGLMMQVAVHDQHPANRHLRLLAADLVFMLPVVNELARKAGHTLACAEDAERLLGRGELVGVMPEGFKGIGKPFSERYKLQRFGRGGFVSTALRQRTPIIPCSIVGAEEIYPMIGNAKTLARLLGFPYFPLTPTFPWLGPLGAVPLPTKWTIQFGEPILTDGYPPEAAEDPMLMFNLTDQVREQIQHTLYKLLVQRRSVFF, from the coding sequence ATGGCGGACGCCAAGGTCATTCCGTTCGACGACGACCGGTCCCGCGCAGGCGCCGTACAGCGGCCGGCGCGGCGCCGTGGCGGGGGGAGCCGGCGCAAGGGCTCCGAGCCCGCGCTGGTCCGTGAGGTCCAGCCCCTGCCCAGCAGGGCCTCCGGGCAGGATGATGTTCCTGTGACGCGTGAGGAAGAGCCGCCGCAGCAGGCGAACGACGAGGGCGGCCTGGAGCGGCGGATCGCCGGAGGCCTCAGCTTCCTGCGCCGCCGGCTCACCGGGGACTACGAGGTCGACGACTTCGGCTACGACGAGGAACTCACCGACCAGGTCCTGATGTCCCTGCTGCGGCCGGTGTACGAGAAGTACTTCCGGGTCGAGGTGAAGGGCGTCGAGAACATCCCGGCGGAGGGCGGCGCGCTGATCGTCGCCAACCACTCCGGGACGCTGCCGCTGGACGGCCTGATGATGCAGGTCGCCGTCCACGACCAGCACCCCGCTAACCGGCATCTACGGCTGCTGGCGGCGGACCTGGTGTTCATGCTGCCGGTGGTCAACGAACTCGCCCGCAAGGCCGGGCACACCCTCGCCTGCGCGGAGGACGCCGAGCGGCTGCTGGGGCGCGGTGAGCTGGTCGGTGTGATGCCGGAGGGCTTCAAGGGCATCGGCAAGCCGTTCAGCGAGCGCTACAAGCTCCAGCGCTTCGGCCGGGGTGGGTTCGTCTCCACGGCTCTGCGTCAGCGCACCCCGATCATTCCGTGCTCGATCGTGGGCGCGGAGGAGATCTACCCGATGATCGGCAACGCGAAGACGCTGGCCCGTCTGCTGGGCTTCCCGTACTTTCCGCTCACCCCGACCTTCCCGTGGTTGGGTCCCCTCGGTGCGGTTCCGCTGCCGACGAAGTGGACGATTCAGTTCGGCGAGCCGATCCTCACGGACGGCTACCCGCCGGAGGCCGCGGAGGATCCGATGCTGATGTTCAACCTGACCGACCAGGTCAGGGAACAGATCCAGCACACGTTGTACAAGTTGCTGGTGCAGCGGAGGTCCGTGTTCTTCTGA
- a CDS encoding NAD-dependent epimerase/dehydratase family protein — protein sequence MGKVVLVTGVARQLGGRFVRRIQRDPQVDRVIAVDAVAPEHHLGGADFVQADIRQPGIARVLAETAADTVVHLDVTAMALGSGSRTTVKETNVIGTMQLLGACQKSPNVKRLVVKSSTNVYGSAPRDPAVFTETTPPKSLPSGGFAKDTVEVEGYVRGFARRRPDVAVCVLRFANILGPTADTPLASYFALPVLPTVFGYDPRLQFVHEDDVIEVLRIASHEPERGTLNSGTFNIAGDGVLLLSQCSRRLGRPTVPLLLPAVTWAGSLVRTLGMTDFSPEQIRLLTHGRVVSTVQMRETLGFRPKYTTAETFAEFARSQGPGLLPPEALSGAVDRIAALPLAGGGHPPTQSAN from the coding sequence TTGGGAAAGGTCGTGCTCGTGACCGGAGTGGCCCGGCAGTTGGGGGGCCGGTTCGTACGACGCATCCAGCGTGACCCGCAAGTGGACCGGGTGATCGCCGTGGACGCGGTGGCGCCGGAGCACCATCTGGGCGGTGCCGACTTCGTCCAGGCGGACATCCGGCAGCCCGGCATCGCGCGGGTACTGGCCGAAACGGCCGCCGACACCGTCGTACACCTGGATGTGACGGCGATGGCGCTCGGCAGCGGGAGCCGGACCACGGTCAAGGAGACCAACGTCATCGGCACCATGCAGCTCCTCGGGGCCTGTCAGAAGTCGCCGAACGTCAAGCGGCTCGTGGTGAAGTCCAGCACGAACGTGTACGGCTCGGCGCCGCGCGATCCCGCCGTGTTCACGGAGACCACGCCGCCCAAGTCCCTGCCGTCCGGCGGCTTCGCCAAGGACACGGTCGAGGTCGAGGGGTATGTACGGGGCTTCGCGCGGCGGCGGCCGGACGTGGCCGTGTGTGTGCTGAGGTTCGCCAACATCCTGGGGCCGACGGCGGACACGCCGCTCGCCTCGTACTTCGCGCTGCCGGTGCTGCCGACCGTGTTCGGGTACGACCCCCGGCTGCAGTTCGTGCACGAGGACGATGTGATCGAGGTGCTCAGGATCGCCTCGCACGAACCGGAGCGGGGCACGCTCAACAGCGGCACCTTCAACATCGCGGGCGACGGGGTCCTGTTGCTGTCGCAGTGTTCCCGGCGGCTCGGGAGGCCCACCGTGCCCCTGCTGCTGCCCGCCGTCACCTGGGCCGGGTCGCTGGTGCGGACGCTCGGCATGACGGACTTCTCGCCCGAGCAGATCCGGCTGCTCACCCACGGCCGGGTCGTGTCGACGGTCCAGATGCGTGAGACGCTCGGATTCCGGCCGAAGTACACGACGGCGGAGACCTTCGCGGAGTTCGCACGCAGCCAGGGACCCGGGCTGCTGCCGCCGGAGGCCCTCTCGGGGGCCGTCGACAGGATCGCCGCGCTGCCCCTCGCGGGCGGCGGCCACCCCCCGACGCAGAGCGCCAACTGA
- a CDS encoding ECF subfamily RNA polymerase sigma factor, BldN family, giving the protein MYPHVGVDASGLATLRATVQDLLRGFVPTAYAVPALAAAAAPIGPCYALADGSAAVGRRGRSTGAAPARRPAADSDSARMMDLVERAQAGEADAFGRLYDQYSDTVYRYIYYRVGGKATAEDLTSETFLRALRRIGTFTWQGRDFGAWLVTIARNLVADHFKSSRFRLEVTTGEMLDANEVERSPEDSVLESLSNAALLDAVRRLNPQQQECVTLRFLQGLSVAETARVMGKNEGAIKTLQYRAVRTLARLLPDDVR; this is encoded by the coding sequence GTGTACCCACACGTCGGGGTTGACGCCTCGGGCCTGGCTACGCTGCGCGCAACGGTCCAAGACCTGTTGCGCGGCTTCGTCCCCACCGCGTACGCCGTCCCCGCCCTCGCCGCAGCCGCGGCACCGATCGGCCCGTGCTACGCACTGGCCGACGGTTCCGCGGCCGTCGGCAGACGAGGGCGTTCGACCGGCGCCGCCCCCGCCCGCCGTCCGGCCGCGGACAGCGACAGCGCCCGCATGATGGACCTGGTCGAACGCGCCCAGGCCGGCGAGGCCGACGCCTTCGGCCGCCTGTACGACCAGTACAGCGACACGGTGTACCGGTACATCTATTACCGGGTAGGAGGTAAGGCCACCGCCGAGGACCTGACGAGCGAGACATTCCTGCGCGCGCTCAGAAGGATCGGCACGTTCACCTGGCAGGGCCGCGACTTCGGTGCCTGGCTCGTCACCATCGCCCGCAACCTCGTCGCCGACCACTTCAAGTCGAGCCGGTTCCGTCTCGAGGTCACCACCGGCGAGATGCTCGACGCCAACGAGGTCGAGCGCTCGCCCGAGGACTCCGTCCTGGAGTCGCTCTCCAACGCCGCACTGCTGGACGCCGTCCGCCGGCTCAACCCCCAGCAGCAGGAGTGCGTGACCCTTCGTTTCCTCCAGGGCCTCTCCGTTGCCGAGACCGCCCGGGTGATGGGCAAGAACGAAGGCGCCATCAAGACCCTCCAGTACCGGGCCGTGCGCACCCTGGCCCGTCTCCTCCCGGACGACGTCCGCTGA
- a CDS encoding DUF5667 domain-containing protein, with amino-acid sequence MIANVSAHRRANAFAQALEEQSDRDPAAEQSEGHQPAAGEHTGQDRLLTLAECLGELPRPELDPEVKVVQRAQLVAAMEAMLLEGDGVEPAVPGQRSHRAGAAHRASPLGKLRPRSRLSKSLAAGGLSVGVAAGAFGGVAAASSDALPGDSLYGLKRGIEDFKLSYLSEGDDERGVAYLDQASTRLSEARRLMERDRGGHLDHESLSEIRRALSGMQHDAAEGHRLLHEAYDRDPNSLGPIQALSSFSRSHREAWGALRERLPVQLGDVSNQVSSVFDAIDEEVAPLQSLLPESPARSGGSGQRQRSGTASSDTSTGSGRSTAPGTGGSSEHSGGSSPSKSATSGGEDDGLLGGNTGGLLDPPKATGTATPTSPAPSSDPDVTLPPLLPGLLPGLGIDGENTN; translated from the coding sequence GTGATCGCGAACGTATCGGCGCACCGGCGGGCGAACGCCTTCGCCCAGGCCCTGGAGGAGCAGTCCGACCGGGACCCGGCGGCCGAGCAGTCCGAAGGACACCAGCCGGCCGCTGGGGAACACACCGGGCAGGACCGCCTGTTGACCCTCGCGGAGTGTCTTGGCGAGCTGCCCAGGCCTGAGCTGGACCCTGAGGTCAAGGTCGTCCAGCGAGCCCAGCTCGTGGCCGCGATGGAGGCCATGCTGCTGGAGGGCGACGGGGTGGAACCCGCGGTGCCCGGGCAGCGGTCCCATCGGGCGGGAGCCGCCCACCGGGCGAGTCCGCTCGGGAAACTGCGACCGCGTTCCCGGCTCAGCAAGAGCCTGGCCGCGGGCGGCCTGAGCGTCGGAGTCGCCGCCGGAGCCTTCGGCGGAGTGGCCGCGGCCAGCTCGGACGCCCTGCCCGGGGACTCGCTGTACGGCCTCAAGCGCGGCATCGAGGACTTCAAGCTCAGCTACCTGTCCGAGGGCGACGACGAGCGCGGTGTCGCCTACCTCGACCAGGCCTCCACCCGGCTGAGCGAGGCCCGCCGCCTGATGGAGCGCGACCGGGGCGGTCACCTCGACCACGAGTCCCTGAGCGAGATCCGCCGCGCCCTGTCCGGCATGCAGCACGACGCCGCCGAAGGCCACCGCCTGCTGCACGAGGCGTACGACCGCGACCCGAACTCCCTGGGCCCCATCCAGGCTCTCTCCAGCTTCTCGCGCTCGCACCGCGAGGCCTGGGGCGCGCTTCGCGAGCGGCTGCCCGTGCAGCTCGGCGACGTCAGCAACCAGGTGTCCTCGGTCTTCGACGCCATAGACGAAGAGGTCGCCCCGCTGCAGTCCCTCCTGCCCGAATCCCCCGCCCGGAGCGGTGGCTCGGGACAGCGCCAGCGCTCCGGGACGGCGTCCTCGGACACCTCGACCGGTTCCGGCCGGTCCACGGCTCCGGGCACCGGCGGCTCCTCCGAGCACAGCGGCGGCAGCAGCCCCAGCAAGTCGGCCACCTCCGGCGGCGAGGACGACGGCCTGCTCGGCGGCAACACCGGCGGCCTCCTGGACCCGCCGAAGGCCACCGGCACCGCCACCCCGACCTCCCCCGCCCCGTCGTCCGACCCGGACGTCACCCTCCCGCCCCTCCTCCCGGGCCTCCTGCCCGGCCTGGGAATCGACGGCGAGAACACGAACTAG
- a CDS encoding helix-turn-helix domain-containing protein — MAAEQRPLSEVQFLTVAEVASVMRVSKMTVYRLVHSGHLPAIRVGRSFRVPENAVHEYLRESYVGVETA, encoded by the coding sequence ATGGCTGCTGAGCAGAGGCCTCTGAGCGAGGTTCAGTTCCTTACCGTGGCGGAAGTCGCCTCGGTGATGCGAGTGTCGAAGATGACCGTGTACCGGCTGGTGCACAGCGGTCATCTGCCCGCGATCAGGGTGGGGCGGTCCTTCCGCGTCCCCGAGAACGCGGTTCACGAGTACCTCCGCGAGAGTTATGTGGGGGTGGAGACGGCCTGA
- a CDS encoding acetoin utilization protein AcuC: MSGRAQLMWDEAVTGYDFGPDHPMDPVRLDLTRRLVDAFGLDRDVEVVSAKAAGESTLRLVHREDYVEAVKAASVDPGAADQSYGLGTMDDPAFPRMHDVSALIAGQSVGAAEAVWRGQALHAVNFAGGLHHAMPGGASGFCIYNDASLAIARLLELGAERVAYVDVDVHHGDGVQAAFWEDPRVLTISLHEHPRTLFPQTGWPEETGADSAEGSAVNVALPAGTGDAGWLRAFHAVVPELIADFRPDVLVTQHGADTHFEDPLAHLAVSLDAQRAVQMACHELAHEYAAGKWIALGGGGYAVVDVVPRSWTHLVGIAAGRPVEPEAMIPEGWRQEVFARTRQLAPARMTDGRWPVAYAEWDAGYDPADRLDQAVLATRRAVFPLRGLLA; the protein is encoded by the coding sequence ATGAGCGGCCGCGCACAGCTGATGTGGGACGAGGCAGTAACGGGCTATGACTTCGGTCCGGACCATCCGATGGATCCGGTCCGGCTCGACCTGACCCGGCGACTGGTGGATGCCTTCGGACTGGACCGGGACGTGGAGGTCGTGTCCGCGAAGGCGGCGGGCGAGTCGACGTTGCGGCTCGTGCACCGGGAGGACTACGTCGAGGCCGTGAAGGCGGCTTCCGTGGACCCTGGGGCGGCCGACCAGTCGTACGGGCTGGGAACGATGGACGATCCGGCCTTCCCGCGGATGCACGACGTGTCCGCGCTGATCGCCGGGCAGTCGGTGGGGGCGGCGGAGGCCGTATGGCGGGGGCAGGCGCTGCATGCGGTGAACTTCGCGGGTGGGCTGCATCACGCGATGCCCGGTGGTGCCTCGGGGTTCTGCATCTACAACGACGCCTCGCTCGCCATCGCGCGGCTGCTGGAGTTGGGCGCCGAGCGGGTCGCCTATGTGGATGTCGACGTGCATCACGGGGACGGGGTGCAGGCGGCGTTCTGGGAGGATCCCCGGGTTCTGACGATCTCGCTGCACGAGCATCCCCGGACGCTGTTTCCGCAGACCGGGTGGCCGGAGGAGACGGGTGCGGACTCGGCCGAGGGCAGCGCCGTGAACGTGGCGTTGCCGGCGGGGACGGGGGACGCGGGGTGGTTGCGGGCGTTCCACGCGGTGGTGCCGGAGCTGATCGCCGACTTCCGGCCGGATGTGCTGGTGACGCAGCACGGGGCCGATACGCACTTCGAGGATCCGCTGGCTCATCTCGCGGTGTCGTTGGATGCGCAGCGGGCTGTGCAGATGGCGTGTCATGAGCTGGCGCACGAGTACGCCGCGGGTAAGTGGATCGCGCTCGGGGGCGGGGGGTACGCCGTGGTGGATGTCGTGCCCCGGTCCTGGACGCATCTGGTGGGGATCGCCGCCGGGCGGCCGGTCGAGCCCGAGGCGATGATTCCCGAGGGGTGGCGGCAGGAAGTGTTCGCCCGGACCCGGCAGTTGGCGCCGGCGCGGATGACGGACGGTCGGTGGCCGGTGGCCTATGCGGAGTGGGACGCGGGGTACGACCCTGCGGATCGGCTGGATCAGGCGGTACTGGCCACCCGGCGGGCGGTGTTCCCGTTGCGGGGCTTGCTGGCGTAG
- a CDS encoding glutamyl-tRNA reductase, which yields MSLLVVGLSHRSAPVSVLERAALHADAQVKLVQDTVAADPATEAAVLATCNRIELYADVDKFHAGVAELSTLLAQHSGVGLDELTPYLYVHYEDRAVHHLFSVACGLDSMVVGEGQILGQIKDSLARAQELHTAGRLLNDLFQQALRVGKRAHSETGIDRAGQSLVTFGLEQLALGAEVSDWARGKRALVIGAGSMSSLAAATLARVGVTEIVVANRTADRAERLAEILNEGGDVSARAVPMDSVSDELTRADVVVSCTGATGLVLSAEAVAAARGSVAELGADEVPPFRGPGAVPAARLPAGSATDENCPLDLAPIQATPGFSVLGEAAVAGMAASELEQHAAWVDNAPRPQSSGPAVTVLDPAEEADAIAALAATAAAIGRVPERRRPEPVAEIPRPVPSLFLLDLAMPRDIDAAVHRLGGVRLVDIESLADASADAPMAADVDQVRRIVADEVAAFGAALRAAHITPTVVALRSMAAEVVAGEIARLDGRLPGLDDKQRGEITQTVRRVVDKLLHAPTVRVKQLAAEPGGAGYADALRTLFDLDPETVAAVSRAEDSTTDEKDRGSS from the coding sequence ATGAGTCTCCTCGTCGTCGGGCTGAGCCACCGCAGCGCGCCGGTCAGCGTGCTGGAGCGGGCGGCTCTTCATGCCGATGCGCAGGTGAAGCTGGTCCAGGACACCGTCGCCGCCGACCCGGCCACGGAAGCCGCGGTGCTGGCCACCTGCAACCGGATCGAGCTGTACGCCGACGTGGACAAGTTCCACGCCGGGGTGGCCGAGCTGTCCACGCTGCTCGCGCAGCACAGCGGGGTGGGGCTCGACGAGCTCACTCCGTATCTGTACGTGCACTACGAGGACCGGGCCGTTCATCACCTCTTCTCCGTGGCCTGTGGGCTGGACTCCATGGTCGTCGGGGAAGGGCAGATCCTCGGGCAGATAAAGGACTCGCTGGCGCGGGCGCAGGAACTGCACACGGCCGGACGGCTGCTCAACGACCTGTTCCAGCAGGCGCTGCGGGTCGGGAAGCGGGCGCACTCCGAGACCGGGATCGACCGGGCGGGGCAGTCGCTGGTCACGTTCGGGCTGGAGCAGCTTGCTCTCGGCGCGGAGGTGTCCGACTGGGCTCGGGGGAAGAGGGCACTGGTCATCGGGGCCGGGTCGATGTCCTCGCTGGCCGCGGCGACGCTGGCCCGGGTCGGGGTCACGGAGATCGTCGTCGCCAACCGGACGGCTGACCGGGCCGAGCGGCTTGCGGAGATCCTCAACGAAGGCGGGGACGTGTCCGCCCGCGCGGTACCGATGGATTCGGTGTCGGACGAGCTGACACGTGCAGATGTCGTGGTGTCCTGTACGGGCGCCACCGGGCTCGTCCTCAGTGCCGAGGCGGTCGCCGCGGCGCGGGGGTCGGTCGCGGAACTCGGCGCCGACGAGGTGCCGCCCTTCCGTGGGCCGGGAGCCGTCCCGGCGGCACGACTGCCCGCGGGCTCCGCGACGGACGAGAACTGTCCGCTCGACCTGGCCCCCATACAGGCCACCCCCGGCTTCTCCGTGCTCGGCGAAGCCGCTGTCGCCGGGATGGCCGCCTCCGAGCTGGAGCAGCACGCCGCGTGGGTGGACAACGCGCCGAGGCCGCAGAGTTCCGGTCCGGCCGTGACCGTGCTCGATCCCGCCGAGGAAGCCGACGCCATCGCGGCGCTCGCGGCCACCGCCGCCGCCATCGGGCGGGTGCCCGAGCGGCGCAGGCCCGAGCCCGTCGCCGAGATTCCGCGGCCCGTCCCCTCGCTCTTCCTGCTCGACCTCGCCATGCCCCGGGACATCGACGCCGCCGTGCACCGCCTGGGCGGAGTGCGGCTCGTCGACATCGAGTCGCTCGCCGATGCTTCGGCGGACGCTCCCATGGCGGCCGACGTCGACCAGGTCCGTCGTATCGTGGCCGATGAGGTCGCCGCCTTCGGGGCCGCGCTCAGGGCCGCGCACATCACGCCGACCGTCGTCGCGCTGCGGTCCATGGCCGCCGAGGTCGTCGCCGGTGAGATCGCCCGGCTCGACGGGCGGCTGCCGGGGCTGGACGACAAGCAGCGCGGCGAGATCACGCAGACCGTGCGGCGCGTGGTCGACAAACTGCTGCACGCGCCGACCGTACGGGTCAAGCAACTCGCGGCCGAGCCCGGCGGTGCCGGGTACGCGGACGCGTTGCGGACTCTGTTCGACCTCGACCCCGAGACGGTGGCTGCCGTCTCCCGCGCCGAGGACAGCACCACCGATGAGAAAGACCGAGGCTCGTCATGA
- a CDS encoding redox-sensing transcriptional repressor Rex: MATGRTHRPATRSRGIPEATVARLPLYLRALTALSERSVPTVSSEELAAAAGVNSAKLRKDFSYLGSYGTRGVGYDVEYLVYQISRELGLTQDWPVVIVGIGNLGAALANYGGFASRGFRVAALIDADPAMAGKPVAGIPVQHSDDLEKIIEDNGVSIGVIATPAGAAQPVCDRLVAAGVTSILNFAPTVLSVPDGVDVRKVDLSIELQILAFHEQRKAGEEAAAAADGAGPVVVGRSDSADKGPDGDVPAVMPA; the protein is encoded by the coding sequence GTGGCAACTGGCCGAACTCACCGACCGGCGACCCGTAGCCGAGGGATTCCCGAGGCCACCGTCGCCAGGCTTCCGCTGTACCTACGAGCCCTGACCGCACTGTCGGAGCGCTCGGTACCCACGGTCTCCTCCGAGGAGCTCGCGGCCGCCGCGGGGGTCAATTCCGCGAAGCTGCGCAAGGATTTCTCCTATCTGGGTTCTTACGGAACGCGCGGTGTCGGCTACGACGTCGAGTATCTCGTCTACCAGATCTCCCGCGAACTCGGCCTGACCCAGGACTGGCCGGTTGTGATCGTCGGTATCGGTAATCTGGGCGCCGCTCTCGCCAACTACGGCGGCTTCGCGTCCCGTGGATTCCGTGTCGCGGCGCTGATCGACGCCGATCCGGCGATGGCCGGCAAGCCCGTCGCGGGCATTCCGGTGCAGCACTCGGACGACCTGGAAAAGATCATCGAGGACAACGGCGTGTCGATCGGCGTCATCGCCACCCCCGCCGGTGCCGCCCAGCCGGTCTGCGACCGGCTCGTGGCCGCCGGGGTCACCTCCATCCTGAACTTCGCGCCGACCGTGCTGTCCGTGCCGGACGGCGTCGACGTACGCAAGGTCGACCTCTCCATCGAGCTGCAGATCCTCGCCTTCCACGAGCAGCGCAAGGCCGGTGAGGAGGCCGCCGCCGCTGCCGACGGCGCCGGTCCGGTCGTCGTCGGCCGCAGCGACTCCGCCGACAAAGGGCCCGACGGGGACGTACCCGCCGTGATGCCGGCATGA
- a CDS encoding glutaredoxin family protein, with translation MADMSPIFRRSAARLPEERLVTLIRKPGCHLCDDAQSVIEKVCGDLGVPWEQKSIDEDPQLHDQYWEQIPVVLVDGEQHTFWRVNEDRLRRALTA, from the coding sequence ATGGCTGACATGAGTCCCATCTTCCGCCGCAGTGCGGCCAGGCTTCCCGAGGAACGGCTCGTCACTCTCATCCGCAAGCCGGGCTGCCATCTGTGTGACGACGCTCAGTCCGTGATCGAGAAGGTGTGTGGAGATCTCGGGGTTCCGTGGGAGCAGAAGAGCATTGACGAGGATCCTCAACTCCACGATCAGTACTGGGAGCAGATCCCGGTGGTGCTCGTCGACGGCGAACAGCACACTTTCTGGCGTGTGAACGAGGACCGTCTCCGCAGGGCCCTGACCGCTTAG
- a CDS encoding HAD family hydrolase, which yields MAALGWLTPRRRSATARSVLAGEASAEAARKSSQEVEETPGTEPESQFPVLGDDKAAAFFDLDNTVMQGAALFHFGRGLYKRKFFETRDLAKFAWQQAWFRLAGVEDPEHMQEARDSALSIVKGHRVAELQSIGEEIYDEYMAERIWPGTRALAQAHLDAGQKVWLVTAAPVEIAQVIARRLGLTGALGTVAESVDGVYTGKLVGEPLHGPAKAEAVRALAAAEGLDLSRCAAYSDSHNDIPMLSLVGHPYAINPDTKLRKHARQLDWRLRDYRTGRKAAKVGIPAAAGVGAVAGGTAAAIALHKRRR from the coding sequence ATGGCCGCTCTAGGATGGCTCACTCCCCGTAGGCGCTCCGCCACGGCGCGGAGCGTGTTGGCAGGCGAGGCCTCGGCGGAGGCTGCGCGCAAGTCCTCCCAGGAGGTCGAGGAGACCCCTGGTACGGAACCGGAGTCCCAGTTCCCGGTCCTGGGCGACGACAAGGCCGCCGCCTTCTTCGACCTGGACAACACGGTGATGCAGGGCGCCGCCCTCTTCCACTTCGGCCGTGGCCTGTACAAACGGAAGTTCTTCGAGACCCGCGACCTCGCGAAGTTCGCCTGGCAGCAGGCGTGGTTCCGACTCGCCGGCGTCGAGGACCCGGAGCACATGCAGGAGGCCCGGGACTCCGCGCTGTCCATCGTGAAGGGCCACCGCGTCGCCGAGCTCCAGTCGATCGGCGAGGAGATCTACGACGAGTACATGGCCGAGCGCATCTGGCCGGGCACCCGCGCGCTGGCACAGGCGCACCTGGACGCGGGTCAGAAGGTGTGGTTGGTCACAGCGGCCCCGGTGGAGATCGCCCAGGTGATCGCCCGCCGTCTCGGCCTCACCGGCGCCCTCGGCACCGTGGCGGAGTCGGTGGACGGCGTCTATACGGGCAAGCTCGTGGGCGAACCCCTCCACGGCCCCGCGAAGGCGGAGGCCGTCCGGGCCCTGGCGGCGGCGGAGGGTCTCGACCTGTCGCGCTGCGCGGCGTACAGCGACAGCCACAACGACATCCCGATGCTCTCGCTGGTCGGCCACCCCTACGCGATCAACCCGGACACCAAGCTCCGCAAGCACGCCCGTCAACTGGACTGGCGCCTGCGCGACTACCGCACAGGCCGCAAGGCGGCGAAGGTCGGCATCCCGGCGGCGGCCGGCGTGGGAGCGGTGGCAGGCGGTACGGCGGCGGCGATCGCCCTGCACAAACGCCGCCGGTAG